Within the Macrobrachium rosenbergii isolate ZJJX-2024 chromosome 25, ASM4041242v1, whole genome shotgun sequence genome, the region ACATACATGATCCTATCTAAAATCTTGAGAACACCAGTCCATGCTTTGATTTTACTGTAACAAAGCCATTGCTGAATAGAGAGTAAGGGCTGGAACTGGAAGTATGTATGGTCAGAAAAAGTAGAATATGCATTTGCAATATGTTTGTAttcatggagtttttttttttttttgcttttgtattccatttcagctacaattagaataataaaaaatatacagaaaaattaatataattttcagtccactttcatgtatatatataaattttatttttggttttcactAAAGTATGATCATAAattggctcagtcggttacaacaGCAGCTTCGACTTCGTCCCAGGTCTGTATGATCcattatatgtaatcaacggataaatggatgttacagactaaatacacacacaaaacaaagccactaaacaccttctaaaaacatattcacacgtctcgaacgctcgccatacccgcgcaataacttcaagaaagggcgttgggtctggtatgattttaaacatttctaagcgatgtcaggcagccgatcgagaccacaggttaTGATCGTGTGGACAAAATGGGAGCTATGAGATCATAGCTTGAGTCTGAAGAATTTAATCGTTTGGTTGAagaatgttttgttatatatatttttctcttaattataaAGTTTAAACTCATTATCATGAGTACCTTTCTGCTTATAATTTTCAGCCATCCATCCTGTTAGGAAATACtaccaaaattcaaaattaaaatggttaacctttaaaatatttgtttctatacCAACAAAtacaatactatatataattgCGTCTGAATGCAGAAGTTTTATAAATCATGCACTAAAAACGCTATAGAATTTTCTACAgattatattttgataagtaCAGAATTCTATAGATTTTTTCATGTACATCTACAGAATTTTGAGAACAAAATCTGGCAACACTGCACTAGTCTAGAGACTCGGCTCTAGGCTCTAGTCTCCTTTCAGTAGCCTAGTAAGCCTACCTCGTGAGCTCGTGTTCGGACGGGGTTTTGAGTGAAGTGTTGCCCAAACGAATCACCTTCCGTGTTGTTCCCTTCAATTGCACACATTTCGGGAGTCTCTCTGGATGAGACCCTACCAAGAAGAAGTACGAGCTGTGCTGATGTTGCCTCGGTCATCAACCTTGCCAAGGCTGAGCAGAAAGTTAGAGAAATTGGGAAAATCATCGGTGTTTATGGTCGACCACTGCTTCATTGCCCTGGTAAGGAAAGGGGCAAGCTTTATTTGTCCCTTGTACCAGGGCCCAAAAAGACACATATTGACAACACCTAAAACCCGAAAGTTTATTGCAAGACAAGTGACTGCAAATCTGCAAACCCAAGGCCTGAACCAGAACTGGAGAGAAGAACCCAATCTCTGAGGGAATGGGTttgattgctttcattttatgaattttcgTGCCTGTCGAAAGCCTTCAATGCCCTACGATCAAGAAAGGAAGCGTAGGACTGAAGGAGGGACCATTGGAGAAAGACTTCTCTGTCTTACGATCAAAGAAGGAAGCGTAGGACTGGAGGAGAGTCCTTTTGGGAGACGAGATAAACCAGCTCATTCATTTAATACACCTTTTGGATATTACCCATCAAAATTCAATGGGACTTCGCCAATTCTGGAAACCACAACCGTACCTAAGTTTGCAGCAGCCATTAACCAGCTGAGGGGCAGGCTGGCCCCCAAAGGGCATCTCAGGTACGAAGACGTGTATGAAGAAGGGAATGGGGAGTCTACAGTATGAGAAGGTAGGgtgaatatgataaaaatcttttattcatgtCATTTATTCAGGTTAATCATAAGAAATGGCTTCTTTTTCAGTAAGTGCCttttgaaattttgatatatatatatatatatatatatatatatatatatatatatatatataacagtcaaTGTCAGAAGTGTGCTTATTCTCCATCAAGTTAACTGAATGCCACCAAATGTaaactagactctctctctctctctctctctctctctctctctctctctctctctctctctctctctctctctctctctccacccgtcTACGAAATAGAGAAAAGGCGAAGTGAAAATAACgatggaaaatgtattttcgatattatgtaatttttctgttttagggatGTCATTTTGGAAGTGCAATTTTTCTCACATGCCAGTTatgattagaagagagagagagagagagagagagagagagagagagagagagagagagagagagagagagagagagattattcccaATAAAACAATCTGGACGAATTGCATCGTATAAATTATTTTTCGGTGATATTTCACTTTAatccattattgcattttggattgaaaaaatatcttgtgttttgagttttattttgaacgtttttgaaattaatatattcgTTCACAAATGAGTCCTTTTAAAGAGATATCAGACCCACCATCATAACCCACAATTCCGGGGACCACTGTGGGAAAGTGGgtgtttttgggtgggggaaaaagaaacacaaaaacactgaaataaaaggcCATTATTCCCACTGATaattctcattcagattaagGTAAATTCAAGGAATGTTTTCAGACTAATATTCACTATGGTAAGGACAGGGtgacctaggttaggttaggttaggttaggtgaacTTAGGTTAGGCGAAGTTATgaagttaggttaggtgaggGGAGGTTGGTTAGGTGAGGTGAGGTTAGGTTATGTCATTTCATTTACAAACTAAACGAACGTCATCATAAACGTTGCAAGCACATATTAAAACATGGGATGATAATGAAATTGTATACGATAAAATTTgaccatatttttatattctttattcataaGTTGACAAAAATTTGTACTTCAGCAATTGCAATATCAAAGGAGTTTTTGAAACATCCATCCAGAGTGCTGTAATACAGTATTCTGAATCACATCCTTCCACAAATGTCCTTATAAACGTCAGAGTTAATTGGTATTCACTGACAACACCCTCTTtgcaagtgaaaggaaaaatttatgcACAGAACTtcttggtctgacaacatgatacTTCTTGGTATAATAGCATAGGCCTTCTAGGTGTTACATCACATTTCATTGTCTGACAACAAATTACTTTATTATGTTACTACATGAGGCTTCTAagtgtgacaacatgaccttCCATAGGCTGACACATAGtacttttggtgtgacaacatgggcattcttagtgtgacaacataaaatatcataagttgacaacatattacttttaggTTTGACAACATGGGACTTCTGAGTGTGACATGACACTTCATAGGATGacattactttttggtgtgacaacatgagcTTACTTAGTGCGACATGACACTGTATAAGCTGACAACATATCactcttggtgtgacaacatgggccttcttattgTGACAACAGGACATTTCATTgactgacaacatattactttttggtgtgacaacatgggccttcttagtgtgacaacacaACACTTCATAGGCAGataacatattactttttggtgtgacaacataggCCTTATTAGTGTGACATGACATTGTATTCACTGACAACATATTACGTTTTAGTGTgacatgggccttcttagtgtgacatgACATTGTATAGGCTGACACCATTaattttggtgtgacaacatggggcttcttagtgtgacatgacatttcattcactgacaacatattacattttggtgtgacaacatgagccttcttagtgtgacataATGACACTTCATGGGCTTACAACATTATACCTATGGGCATTTATAGTGTGACAACAAACTTCGTGGGCTGGAAACATaatactttttggtgtgacaacatgggcatTCTTAGTGTGATAACATGACATTTCATGGGCTGACAATGTCTtatttttggtgtgacaacataggCCACCTTAGTGTGACAACATATTTCATAGGCTGACAACGTCTTATTTTTGGTGTGACAGCATGGGCCGCCTTAGTGTGACATGATATTTTATAGGCTGATAACGTCTtatttttggtgtgacaacatgggcgtTCATAGTGTAACAATATAACACTTCGTGGCTAACAGTATATACTTTGTAGTGTGACAACATAGACCTATTGTGTAACAACATGACGTTTCATGGCCTGACAGTATGAAACCTCtaggtgtgacaacatgggccatCAAAGTGTGACAACAGCACAATTCATGGTCTGCAAAGATGACACTTTGACGTGACATCACAACAGCATGGTGTGACGAGAAGacacttcttggtgtgacaacatgacacttcatggtTTCATAAACGTCAAGGCTCAACTTCATGAACTTGAAAGCTTCAACTTTACatctttaacctctctctctctctctctctctctctctctctctctctctctctctctctctctctctctcttactctctcactTACTTCAGTGCATGGTGTTAATATTGTGACATACATTTGTGACATTCACGTCTTGCTTTCTGGcagaaaaatctgaaatctgTTTTATCAACAACTGTCAGATTGAGGGAAAGCCCCAACCACATAATGAAACAAGCTGCAATGACGCCATACGAGACATTTCGTTTTTCCACTGATTACATTCAAGTGGAAATGATTCATTTTGTAAAGGTGGTATTTACTCGTTATCTGCAGTGACAATGCACAATacgttttttctttcctctcaccTTATTCCCAGGGCTTCCCTTTACGTGTGTGTCGTCTATTAGAGCGAAAGGATATTCCCAATTAGGTACTTCTTGTTAAGGAAAAGTACATTTTGCCCCCAAGGTTTTTGGCCTCGTTTGTGTTTTTGGATGACTGCTTTTGGGGAACACTCAAATTAAGTTCTGTTTTTTTCTACTGTCAGGGATTTTCATTCACTCTGGTTGATTAGAGGTCAGCTGATATTGTCTTTGGCTATTTCTGACTTGTCAATATTCATTGATGATTACTggcagtcgtcgaccgctccaccaggtggcctgaagctacgcccacggaagaagccacctccagtgcgtgcacagaggccctcctctctagctggatcagctggttcggtgtccTGCACCATATAACTATGGAtaggggcccagccttcctgttcGAGCTgcggaccgccctggcacgcctgctggggaccactcaccacagcactaccgcctacaaccccgcagccgatggaatggtggagaggttccacaggtccctgaaggagTCCCTTATGGCTCGTTGCCCCCCCGACAACTGGAAGTGCCAGTTGCCCTGGGTCCTCTTCGGGCTGAGGACCgtccccagagccaacagcgacctGTCTGCAGCAGAAAAGGTTTTTGGGGAGTCCCTcgtagtcccaggggaactcacCATAGAGGACCGGGACGACTTAACAACGTAGAGGCTCCgcaacagggttgggaagttcaccccctgccggcggacatataacgacaggatgtcccccttcatgcctcccagtctatcctccaccacccacgtcttcgtcaggaacgatgccataagcccacccttaaccaggccttacagggggcctttcctcgaactagagagaaacaagaaggcaaTCCGGGTGGCCGTCCACGGGAGGGAtgactgggtgtcggtagaccgcctcaagcccgcattcttGGAGGAAGACgtcgggggcacttcccaaagccccctGCAGGAGGTGGAACCCCTTCAGCCCgcaagaaaacctcgtgggcACCCCCGGAAGGCCCCGGGTCCGTGCACGAGAGCAACCCGACACTCCCATCTGCAGGGCACTGAAGAAGTCAAACACACCCCCCATCTGGCATCGGGAAGGCGGGGCCCCCTCCACCGCCCCTGCAGATGctttgatcagatgttacctatgtcttttggggggggagtattgtaaattccccgctcaatgggttctctatgatAAACATCCcgtttctacggtgccttcacagttGACCCGAGGTCACATGtacacaaccttattatcattattgtgatttgtatatttattacctgttcatttgcccttgtacatagtatatgtgtcagagtatttttgtgtccaaccagctattgttaatcatcatgttttctatatgtacctgtcctgttttgtgtagagaaatagtttgacctgtggtcacttgtaaattttgtactggcgGTCTCTGCGTATTCGCCGACGTCCGctcgccgctttataagtgggtcgcttTATCAggaaaccagcagtacttgtcttactgctctttctttagcacctctcagaaATTCATCTGTAGATtaagttgaaaaaagaaaaatagaattagtGAATTAGAACAACTTTGCAAAATGGCATGCACACTAGGCCTATTGCAGCACGTTAGCCGGACAAAATTTCCCTTATCGTGACCATGG harbors:
- the LOC136852095 gene encoding uncharacterized protein, with the protein product MDRGPAFLFELRTALARLLGTTHHSTTAYNPAADGMVERFHRSLKESLMARCPPDNWKCQLPWVLFGLRTVPRANSDLSAAEKVFGESLVVPGELTIEDRDDLTT